From a single Couchioplanes caeruleus genomic region:
- a CDS encoding trypsin-like peptidase domain-containing protein, translated as MNEPETNPQRHEDSSPEEQSHRSADASPAGSSPERGESDTTAQQPVVSGGPAPWQPTQPPAQQPAQPQAAQPHPGQPQHQPGQWPASPWQSGGQPPYGQQPYPGQPFPPHPGQHPGAPQPAYAGAYQGQPGQPPVQPGQPQHGQPPVQPGQPPYGQPGTEGPWTAQQAADAPIWATQVGGEPHRDPARAGRSRRILVAGAAALVIALGAGGVGAATALAFHDDNNTGTVQTTKSAVTSVIDRSSLAQIVAAVKDSVVSIKTESGEGSGVVLDTQGYIVTNNHVVATAQGDTVTVIFASGKKASATITGTDPRTDLAVVKVSGVSDLKPAKFGSSADMQVGDTVLALGSPLGLEGSVTEGIISAKDRTIRSGGEDQQTPQNPFGGGQQQEQPSATTSMSGLLQTDAPINPGNSGGALVNTNGEVIGINSAIATSGSSSGNIGLGFAIPSDKVTTVSKALMKGEKVSHPALGVSVTEAEGGGAVVSAVNPGSAAAKAGIEQGDVITAVNGKTVDDSDDLIAAIQSGKVGDSVSVKFTRNGQEQTVNATLTEAS; from the coding sequence ATGAACGAGCCCGAGACCAACCCGCAGCGGCACGAGGACTCCTCGCCCGAGGAGCAGTCGCACCGGTCCGCGGACGCCTCCCCCGCAGGCAGCAGCCCGGAGCGGGGAGAGTCCGACACCACGGCGCAGCAGCCCGTCGTGAGCGGCGGCCCGGCGCCCTGGCAGCCCACCCAGCCGCCCGCCCAGCAGCCGGCGCAGCCGCAGGCGGCGCAGCCGCACCCCGGCCAGCCGCAGCACCAGCCGGGTCAGTGGCCCGCCTCGCCGTGGCAGAGCGGGGGACAGCCGCCGTACGGCCAGCAGCCCTACCCCGGCCAGCCGTTCCCGCCGCACCCCGGCCAGCACCCGGGCGCGCCGCAGCCCGCGTACGCCGGCGCCTACCAGGGCCAGCCCGGCCAGCCGCCGGTGCAGCCGGGCCAGCCGCAGCACGGTCAGCCGCCGGTGCAGCCCGGGCAGCCGCCGTACGGCCAGCCCGGCACCGAGGGGCCGTGGACCGCCCAGCAGGCCGCGGACGCGCCCATCTGGGCCACGCAGGTCGGCGGCGAGCCGCACCGCGACCCCGCGCGCGCCGGCCGCAGCCGCCGGATCCTGGTCGCCGGCGCGGCCGCTCTGGTCATTGCGCTGGGTGCCGGCGGCGTGGGGGCCGCCACCGCCCTCGCCTTCCACGACGACAACAACACCGGGACCGTGCAGACGACCAAGTCCGCGGTGACCTCGGTGATCGACCGCTCCTCGCTCGCGCAGATCGTCGCCGCGGTCAAGGACAGCGTCGTCTCGATCAAGACGGAGAGCGGGGAGGGCTCCGGCGTCGTCCTCGACACGCAGGGCTACATCGTCACGAACAACCACGTGGTCGCGACCGCGCAGGGCGACACCGTCACGGTGATCTTCGCGAGCGGCAAGAAGGCGTCGGCCACGATCACCGGCACGGATCCGCGTACGGACCTCGCGGTGGTCAAGGTCAGCGGCGTCTCCGACCTGAAGCCGGCGAAGTTCGGCTCCAGCGCCGACATGCAGGTGGGCGACACCGTGCTCGCGCTGGGCAGCCCGCTGGGCCTCGAGGGTTCGGTGACCGAGGGCATCATCAGCGCCAAGGACCGGACGATCCGGTCCGGCGGCGAGGACCAGCAGACCCCGCAGAACCCGTTCGGCGGCGGCCAGCAGCAGGAGCAGCCGTCCGCGACGACGTCGATGTCGGGCCTGCTGCAGACCGACGCGCCGATCAACCCGGGCAACTCCGGCGGCGCGCTGGTCAACACCAACGGCGAGGTCATCGGCATCAACTCGGCCATCGCGACCTCCGGCTCGAGCTCCGGCAACATCGGCCTCGGCTTCGCCATTCCGAGCGACAAGGTCACCACGGTGTCCAAGGCGCTGATGAAGGGCGAGAAGGTCAGCCACCCGGCGCTCGGCGTCAGCGTCACCGAGGCCGAGGGCGGCGGCGCCGTGGTCAGCGCGGTCAACCCGGGCAGCGCGGCCGCCAAGGCCGGCATCGAGCAGGGCGACGTCATCACCGCGGTGAACGGCAAGACGGTCGACGACTCCGACGACCTCATCGCCGCCATCCAGAGCGGCAAGGTCGGCGACAGCGTGTCGGTGAAGTTCACCCGCAACGGCCAGGAGCAGACGGTCAACGCCACGCTGACCGAGGCGTCCTGA
- a CDS encoding M50 family metallopeptidase, with protein MTYVETRTSVWEALAGRAPGEPSGPADPGLWGAVVDRLNPARARPVLRAGIEAVELTSVRGAAYVMLRSPDEGGRACYLRLTPEEWQLALMMDGTHTVARLVAEFARLAGRLAPDQVRRVVADLAGNRMLDELPVDAFRPLQELERKPLPRRVGSGVLAAARGRRMLVFDVDPLITALYRAGGKLLFTRVAAIVMAAFALAGLGLFVTTWWRGSQAVFLTNGSYLLGAVVLLLLNVLALASHELGHALATKHAGREVPAAGVLVYFGIPSVFVDTTDVWMAGRRARMLVTAAGPATGLVLAGTMQLVGLAVPALGPLAFKLAFAWYLNALFNLNPLLALDGYYLLMDWLEIPNLRGRGLAWVASRLRGRPPAWGGLDREGRIVALYGVLAVLWLAVAVNLGYRIWADRVAGLATGLWNGGAGGKLLLVLVVAGLCAPLVYLAVGWLARSWRRYRLRAAEKRREADAPRRLEALRTSDLGGLPEPALAGLAARARWVRPPSGTPMVLAGNTQQAVYVVVDGAMQARKPGDPGGTIRHHVGAGGVVGLANALTGRPASLDWHTAGTTLLAVPTATVATVVGPLPGPPPVDRAEAEALFADTPALAGLAGDERLALIATAHPVDLDPGAPVDLPGPTHAVVVESGVIAMPDGVELRRGTLIGPVGDGEPGTVAQTRTPTRLWVIPDASDLPPLVGGRAPAAPPVAAVDGAAMARSVHSAGAYPPLAVPPGPPDGTEDPEVDRRFERRMWWLVLLLLLLALLLTGLNFAPGPAWAEMPTDRALLTAERGTLAVTVDGRAVRLAAGERRYVDEGTRIEVPARASGRLTFKGGSATLLCAGTQADVGALATDAGRTRVPHGVLTVRTGRVLADTGSTSGAYEPLRLTVQSTVGTATNEGPAWFGVDPAAITVATGRVFLGGTPVTANVTSLSCGDGVPVEPPAGSPSESPSDVPSDLPSVTPAPTPSSTPLTVPPTTVDPGPATPDQPRPTTTRATTRPPATTRPTARPTIRPTTVPPSTSRPPVPSPDPPSTPPSTSPPPANPEPSDTSPPVIG; from the coding sequence GTGACCTACGTCGAGACCCGGACGAGCGTCTGGGAGGCGCTGGCCGGACGCGCGCCCGGTGAGCCCTCCGGACCCGCCGATCCCGGGCTCTGGGGCGCTGTCGTCGACCGGCTCAACCCGGCCCGGGCCCGGCCCGTGCTGCGCGCCGGGATCGAGGCCGTCGAGCTGACCAGCGTGCGCGGGGCGGCGTACGTGATGCTGCGCTCGCCGGACGAGGGCGGCCGCGCCTGCTACCTCCGGCTGACCCCGGAGGAATGGCAGCTGGCCCTGATGATGGACGGCACGCACACGGTCGCCCGCCTGGTCGCCGAGTTCGCCCGTCTCGCCGGGCGCCTCGCCCCGGACCAGGTCCGCCGGGTCGTCGCCGACCTGGCCGGCAACCGCATGCTCGACGAGCTGCCGGTGGACGCGTTCCGGCCGCTGCAGGAGCTCGAACGCAAGCCGCTGCCCCGCCGCGTCGGCAGCGGCGTGCTCGCGGCGGCCCGCGGGCGGCGCATGCTCGTCTTCGACGTCGACCCGCTGATCACCGCCCTGTACCGCGCCGGCGGCAAGCTGCTGTTCACCCGGGTGGCCGCGATCGTCATGGCGGCGTTCGCGCTGGCCGGTCTCGGGCTCTTCGTGACCACGTGGTGGCGCGGCAGCCAGGCCGTGTTCCTCACCAACGGGTCGTATCTGCTCGGCGCTGTCGTGCTGCTGCTGCTCAACGTGCTGGCGCTGGCCAGCCACGAGCTCGGGCACGCGTTGGCCACCAAGCACGCCGGGCGTGAGGTGCCCGCGGCCGGGGTGCTGGTCTACTTCGGCATCCCGTCGGTGTTCGTGGACACCACCGACGTCTGGATGGCCGGGCGGCGCGCCCGGATGCTCGTCACCGCGGCGGGCCCGGCCACCGGCCTCGTCCTCGCCGGCACGATGCAGCTCGTCGGCCTCGCCGTGCCCGCGCTCGGGCCGCTCGCCTTCAAGCTCGCGTTCGCCTGGTACCTGAACGCGTTGTTCAACCTCAACCCGCTGCTCGCGCTCGACGGCTACTACCTGCTGATGGACTGGCTGGAGATTCCCAACCTGCGCGGACGCGGCCTGGCATGGGTCGCGTCGCGGCTGCGCGGGCGCCCGCCGGCCTGGGGCGGGCTGGACCGGGAGGGGCGGATCGTCGCCCTGTACGGCGTCCTCGCGGTGCTGTGGCTGGCCGTCGCGGTGAACCTCGGCTACCGGATCTGGGCGGACCGGGTGGCCGGGCTGGCGACCGGGCTCTGGAACGGCGGCGCCGGCGGCAAACTCCTGCTCGTCCTCGTCGTCGCCGGACTGTGCGCCCCGCTGGTGTACCTGGCCGTCGGCTGGCTGGCCCGCTCGTGGCGCCGCTACCGCCTGCGCGCCGCCGAGAAGCGGCGAGAGGCCGACGCCCCGCGCCGCCTGGAGGCGCTGCGCACCTCCGACCTCGGTGGCCTGCCCGAGCCCGCCCTCGCCGGTCTGGCGGCCCGCGCCCGGTGGGTACGCCCGCCGTCCGGCACCCCCATGGTCCTGGCCGGCAACACCCAGCAGGCCGTGTACGTCGTGGTAGACGGCGCGATGCAGGCCCGCAAGCCCGGCGACCCGGGCGGCACCATCCGGCACCACGTCGGCGCGGGCGGCGTCGTCGGCCTCGCCAACGCGCTCACCGGCCGCCCCGCCTCGCTCGACTGGCACACCGCCGGCACCACGCTGCTGGCCGTACCGACGGCCACCGTCGCCACGGTCGTGGGGCCGCTGCCCGGGCCGCCGCCGGTCGACCGCGCCGAGGCCGAGGCGCTGTTCGCCGACACCCCGGCGCTCGCCGGCCTGGCCGGGGACGAGCGCCTCGCCCTGATCGCCACCGCACATCCGGTGGACCTCGATCCGGGCGCGCCGGTCGACCTGCCCGGGCCGACCCACGCGGTCGTGGTCGAGTCCGGCGTCATCGCCATGCCCGACGGCGTCGAGCTGCGCCGGGGCACGCTCATCGGCCCGGTCGGCGACGGCGAACCCGGTACGGTCGCGCAGACGCGTACGCCGACCCGGCTGTGGGTCATCCCGGACGCCTCCGACCTCCCGCCGCTCGTGGGCGGCCGCGCGCCGGCCGCTCCGCCCGTGGCCGCTGTGGACGGTGCCGCCATGGCCCGCAGCGTGCACTCCGCCGGGGCGTACCCGCCGCTCGCGGTGCCGCCGGGGCCGCCGGACGGCACCGAGGACCCCGAGGTGGACCGCCGCTTCGAACGGCGCATGTGGTGGCTCGTCCTGCTGTTGCTCCTGCTCGCCCTGCTGCTGACCGGGCTGAACTTCGCGCCGGGGCCGGCCTGGGCCGAGATGCCGACCGACCGGGCCCTGCTCACCGCCGAGCGCGGCACCCTCGCCGTCACCGTCGACGGGCGGGCCGTCCGCCTGGCCGCGGGCGAGCGCCGGTACGTCGACGAGGGCACCCGGATCGAGGTGCCGGCCCGCGCGTCCGGCCGGCTCACCTTCAAGGGCGGCTCGGCAACGCTGCTCTGCGCCGGTACGCAGGCCGATGTGGGCGCGTTGGCCACCGACGCGGGGCGCACGCGGGTGCCGCACGGCGTGCTGACCGTGCGCACCGGGCGGGTGCTCGCCGACACGGGCAGCACGAGCGGCGCGTACGAGCCGCTGCGCCTGACCGTGCAGTCCACCGTCGGCACCGCCACCAACGAGGGACCGGCGTGGTTCGGCGTCGACCCCGCCGCGATCACCGTCGCCACCGGACGGGTGTTCCTCGGCGGCACCCCCGTCACGGCCAACGTGACGTCGCTGAGCTGCGGGGACGGCGTACCCGTGGAACCGCCCGCGGGCTCGCCCAGCGAGTCGCCGAGTGACGTACCGTCGGATCTTCCGTCGGTGACGCCGGCCCCGACGCCGAGCTCCACGCCGCTGACCGTGCCGCCGACGACGGTCGATCCCGGGCCGGCCACGCCGGACCAGCCGCGGCCGACCACGACCCGCGCGACGACGCGGCCGCCGGCCACCACGCGCCCGACCGCCCGGCCGACGATCCGCCCGACGACCGTGCCGCCGAGCACCAGCCGGCCGCCGGTGCCCAGCCCGGACCCGCCCTCGACCCCGCCGTCCACGTCGCCGCCGCCGGCGAACCCGGAGCCGTCGGACACGAGCCCGCCCGTGATTGGATGA
- a CDS encoding ABC transporter ATP-binding protein: protein MVAIAARGLTKVFDDGAVAVDDVCLEVGSGEFLVVLGPTGCGKSTLLRLLAGIEEPTAGTVLYDGVPVREAEPAERDIAMVFQSYALYPHLTVAQNIGFPLHVLPLPAGEVAARVAEIARHVGVDDLLSRYPQHLSGGQRQRVAMARALIRRPSVFLLDEPLSNVDAGARAALRGEIAALVRRLGVTTVYVTHDQIEAMSMADRIAVLRRGVLQQVGPPAQVYADPDTIFVAAFLGTPRTSLLEAVVSVLDGRVLLDLGSQVLEMPAGDARTEALARHDTARVTVALRALSPDKTGPLSLRGTVRAVENLGHELLVHLDVGGVPTPAATARLETSSPLPRPRTGPPADRSPYGLQPAYESLEPPPTGEVMIRMATPARAEIGTELTAGVSWDDLLVFDRAGRRIRPDEGLDRIS from the coding sequence ATGGTGGCTATCGCGGCACGCGGGCTCACGAAGGTGTTCGACGACGGAGCGGTGGCCGTCGACGACGTCTGCCTCGAGGTGGGCTCCGGCGAGTTCCTGGTGGTGCTCGGCCCGACCGGGTGCGGCAAGTCCACGCTGCTGCGGCTGCTCGCGGGGATCGAGGAGCCCACCGCCGGGACGGTGCTCTACGACGGCGTACCGGTCCGCGAGGCCGAGCCGGCGGAGCGCGACATCGCGATGGTCTTCCAGTCGTACGCGCTCTACCCGCATCTCACGGTCGCGCAGAACATCGGCTTCCCGCTGCACGTGCTGCCCCTGCCGGCGGGGGAGGTGGCGGCCCGGGTGGCGGAGATCGCCCGGCACGTCGGCGTCGACGATCTGCTCAGCCGGTACCCGCAGCACCTGTCCGGCGGCCAGCGGCAGCGGGTGGCCATGGCGCGGGCCCTGATCCGGCGCCCGTCGGTCTTCCTGCTGGACGAGCCGTTGTCGAACGTGGACGCGGGCGCGCGGGCGGCGCTGCGCGGGGAGATCGCCGCTCTGGTGCGCAGGCTGGGCGTCACCACGGTCTACGTCACGCACGACCAGATCGAGGCGATGAGCATGGCGGACCGGATCGCCGTGCTGCGCCGGGGCGTGCTGCAGCAGGTCGGGCCGCCGGCCCAGGTGTACGCCGACCCCGACACGATCTTCGTCGCGGCGTTCCTGGGCACGCCGCGTACCAGCCTGCTCGAGGCCGTGGTGTCGGTGCTGGACGGGCGCGTGCTGCTCGACCTCGGGTCGCAGGTGCTCGAGATGCCGGCGGGTGACGCCCGTACGGAGGCCCTGGCCCGGCACGACACCGCCCGGGTGACCGTGGCGCTGCGCGCGTTGTCGCCGGACAAGACGGGACCGCTGTCGCTGCGCGGCACCGTACGCGCCGTCGAGAATTTGGGTCACGAGCTGCTGGTTCACCTCGACGTCGGGGGAGTGCCGACGCCCGCGGCCACCGCGCGGCTGGAGACGTCGTCGCCGTTGCCGCGGCCGCGCACCGGGCCGCCGGCCGACCGGTCGCCGTACGGGTTGCAGCCCGCGTACGAGTCGCTCGAGCCGCCCCCGACGGGCGAGGTAATGATCCGCATGGCGACGCCGGCGCGCGCGGAGATCGGCACCGAGCTCACGGCAGGGGTGAGTTGGGACGATCTGCTGGTGTTCGACCGGGCCGGCCGCCGCATCCGGCCGGACGAGGGCCTGGACAGGATCAGTTAA
- a CDS encoding chitinase, producing the protein MRRSLLLAVTAVLAASGSAVYIASSADAAVSCAAAWSPSAVYTKDMTASQSGHNYTAKWWTQNESPATHSAQWDVWADNGACGGTTPPPTTTPPTTPPTTPPTTPPTTPPTTPPTQPPVGGLPKHALIGYLHASFANGSGYLRMADVPADWDIINLAFGEPTSATSGDIRFTLCPATECPGVESEADFIAAIKAKRAAGKKVLLSIGGANGQVQLTTTAARDKFVSSVSAIIDKYGLDGVDVDFEGHSLSLNTGDTDFKNPTTPVIVNLISALKSLKARYGAGFVLTMAPETFFVQLGYQYYGSGPWGGQDPRAGSYLPVIYAMRNDLTVLHVQDYNSGSIMGLDNQYHSMGGADFHIAMTDMLLAGFPVAGNTANMFPALREDQVAFGAPSSVSAGNGYVAPAGVQQAVTCLVKGSNCGGYTVRSGTNPNFRGLMTWSINWDKFYSWEFKNAHEPFLNSLG; encoded by the coding sequence ATGCGCCGATCCCTGCTCCTCGCCGTCACCGCTGTACTCGCGGCGTCCGGCTCCGCCGTCTACATAGCCTCGTCCGCCGACGCCGCCGTCTCCTGCGCGGCCGCGTGGAGCCCGTCCGCGGTCTACACCAAGGACATGACCGCCTCCCAGTCCGGTCACAACTACACCGCGAAGTGGTGGACCCAGAACGAGAGCCCGGCCACCCACAGCGCGCAGTGGGACGTGTGGGCCGACAACGGCGCGTGCGGCGGGACCACCCCACCGCCCACGACCACTCCGCCGACGACGCCTCCCACCACTCCGCCCACGACACCTCCGACGACGCCTCCCACCACGCCTCCGACCCAGCCGCCGGTGGGCGGGCTGCCCAAGCACGCGCTCATCGGATACCTGCACGCGAGCTTCGCCAACGGCTCCGGCTACCTGCGGATGGCCGACGTACCGGCCGACTGGGACATCATCAACCTGGCCTTCGGCGAGCCCACCTCGGCGACCTCCGGCGACATCCGCTTCACGCTCTGCCCGGCCACCGAGTGCCCCGGCGTCGAGAGCGAGGCCGACTTCATCGCCGCCATCAAGGCGAAGCGCGCGGCCGGCAAGAAGGTGCTGCTCTCCATCGGCGGCGCCAACGGCCAGGTGCAGCTCACCACCACCGCGGCCCGGGACAAGTTCGTCAGCTCGGTCAGCGCGATCATCGACAAGTACGGCCTCGACGGCGTCGACGTGGACTTCGAGGGCCACTCGCTGTCGCTGAACACCGGCGACACCGACTTCAAGAACCCGACCACCCCGGTGATCGTCAACCTGATCTCGGCGCTCAAGTCCCTGAAGGCCCGGTACGGTGCCGGCTTCGTGCTGACCATGGCGCCGGAGACGTTCTTCGTGCAGCTCGGCTACCAGTACTACGGCTCCGGCCCGTGGGGCGGCCAGGACCCGCGTGCGGGCTCGTACCTGCCGGTCATCTACGCCATGCGCAACGACCTGACGGTGCTGCACGTCCAGGACTACAACAGCGGCTCGATCATGGGCCTCGACAACCAGTACCACAGCATGGGCGGCGCCGATTTCCACATCGCCATGACCGACATGCTGCTCGCCGGCTTCCCCGTCGCGGGCAACACGGCGAACATGTTCCCCGCGCTGCGTGAGGACCAGGTCGCCTTCGGCGCGCCGTCGTCGGTGAGCGCCGGCAACGGGTACGTGGCCCCGGCCGGCGTACAGCAGGCGGTCACCTGCCTGGTCAAGGGCAGCAACTGCGGCGGGTACACCGTCCGCAGCGGCACCAACCCGAACTTCCGCGGGCTGATGACCTGGTCGATCAACTGGGACAAGTTCTACTCGTGGGAGTTCAAGAACGCGCACGAGCCGTTCCTCAACAGCCTGGGCTGA
- a CDS encoding patatin-like phospholipase family protein, whose product MVESPVAFVLGGGGVLGAVQVGMLRALFRAGYRPDVVIGTSIGAVNGALVAADPTEAVTDRLVRLWSSPEAAEVYGDSIARQVRRFAARTHLHSPLPLRRLLTAELGEQSSFADLKIPFRCCAASIERAAEHWFDTGPLVDAVLASASVPGLLPPMEIAGEHFVDGGIVNSIPIGEAVRVGAKRIFVLQVGRIERPLTVPRRPWEVAQVAFEIARRHRFARELASLPDDVQVHVLPTGGGESRDDQPWAYRDMAAAGRRISRAYTASRRYLEASVSPAPGDGDGA is encoded by the coding sequence ATGGTGGAGAGTCCGGTCGCGTTCGTGCTCGGCGGGGGAGGCGTGCTCGGCGCCGTCCAGGTCGGCATGCTGCGCGCCCTCTTCCGCGCCGGCTACCGTCCCGACGTCGTCATCGGCACGTCGATCGGCGCCGTCAACGGCGCCCTGGTCGCGGCCGACCCCACCGAGGCCGTCACCGACCGTCTGGTCCGGCTGTGGTCCTCCCCCGAGGCCGCCGAGGTGTACGGCGACTCCATCGCCCGCCAGGTCCGCCGGTTCGCGGCCCGCACCCACCTGCACTCGCCGCTCCCGCTGCGCCGGCTGCTCACCGCCGAGCTGGGTGAGCAGTCGAGCTTCGCCGACCTGAAGATCCCGTTCCGCTGCTGCGCCGCCAGCATCGAGCGCGCCGCCGAGCACTGGTTCGACACCGGTCCGCTTGTCGACGCGGTGCTCGCGTCGGCGTCGGTGCCGGGGCTGCTGCCGCCGATGGAGATCGCCGGGGAGCACTTCGTCGACGGCGGCATCGTCAACTCGATCCCCATCGGCGAGGCGGTCCGGGTGGGCGCGAAGCGGATCTTCGTGCTCCAGGTGGGACGCATCGAGCGGCCGCTGACCGTCCCGCGCCGGCCGTGGGAGGTGGCGCAGGTGGCGTTCGAGATCGCCCGGCGGCACCGGTTCGCCCGCGAGCTTGCGTCGCTGCCCGACGATGTCCAGGTGCACGTTCTTCCCACCGGCGGCGGTGAGAGCCGCGACGACCAGCCCTGGGCCTACCGGGACATGGCCGCCGCCGGACGCCGCATCAGCCGCGCCTACACCGCGTCCCGCCGCTACCTCGAAGCGAGCGTCTCCCCGGCACCCGGCGACGGCGACGGCGCCTGA
- a CDS encoding 1-acyl-sn-glycerol-3-phosphate acyltransferase: MLPPPWVRRLVIAPAVVILAAVLLTTLPVWLLLALAASPLVPGHLRVPRLAFLAIVYVVWDAAALVCLAALWVASGFGWKIRSPAFQRAHYVLTGRFLAALFWVAEWSLHLSIDVVGTDPDTGMPGRPEIVVSRHAGPGDSFVLIHSLVNWFDREPRIVLKATLQWDPAVDILLNRLPNRFITPGRPGVPDLEKHVGALAHGLDDNDAFVIFPEGGNFTPHRRLRAIARLRAKGLEEMAVRAEGLRNVLPPKPGGLLSAIDAAPDSGVIFVAHTGLDKLVTVADIWRELPMDKQLIMRFWSVPPEEVPAGEEERIRWLYDWWARIDAWIEENRPRPRPLGTDWTARRTSVRSG; encoded by the coding sequence ATGCTCCCGCCGCCCTGGGTCCGTCGCCTGGTCATCGCGCCGGCCGTGGTGATCCTCGCGGCGGTGCTGCTCACGACGCTGCCGGTGTGGCTGCTCCTCGCGCTCGCGGCATCGCCGCTGGTCCCGGGCCACCTCCGGGTGCCGCGCCTGGCCTTCCTCGCCATCGTGTACGTCGTCTGGGACGCCGCCGCCCTGGTCTGCCTCGCCGCGCTGTGGGTCGCCTCCGGATTCGGGTGGAAGATCCGCAGCCCCGCGTTCCAGCGCGCCCACTACGTGCTCACCGGGCGCTTCCTGGCCGCCCTGTTCTGGGTCGCCGAGTGGTCGCTGCACCTGAGCATCGACGTCGTCGGCACCGACCCGGACACGGGCATGCCCGGCCGACCCGAGATCGTCGTCAGCCGGCACGCCGGCCCCGGCGACTCGTTCGTGCTGATCCACTCACTGGTCAACTGGTTCGACCGGGAGCCGCGCATCGTGCTCAAGGCGACCCTGCAGTGGGATCCGGCCGTCGACATCCTGCTCAACCGCCTGCCCAACCGGTTCATCACGCCGGGCCGTCCCGGGGTGCCCGACCTCGAGAAACACGTCGGCGCGCTGGCGCACGGACTCGACGACAACGACGCGTTCGTCATCTTCCCCGAGGGCGGCAACTTCACCCCGCACCGCCGGCTGCGGGCGATCGCACGGCTGCGGGCCAAGGGCCTCGAGGAGATGGCCGTACGGGCGGAAGGCCTGCGCAACGTCCTCCCGCCGAAACCGGGCGGCCTGCTCTCCGCGATCGACGCCGCCCCGGACTCCGGGGTCATCTTCGTGGCGCACACCGGTCTCGACAAGCTCGTCACCGTGGCGGACATCTGGCGCGAGCTGCCGATGGACAAGCAGCTGATCATGCGCTTCTGGAGCGTGCCGCCCGAGGAGGTGCCGGCCGGCGAGGAGGAACGGATCCGCTGGCTGTACGACTGGTGGGCCCGCATCGACGCCTGGATCGAGGAGAACCGGCCCCGGCCGCGTCCCCTCGGCACCGACTGGACGGCGCGGCGCACGTCCGTACGCTCCGGCTGA
- a CDS encoding ATP-dependent Clp protease proteolytic subunit: MSVDDVVMRSGGASFDDQVFERLLRERIIFLGSEVNDEVTNRICAQMLLLASADSEKDIALYINSPGGSITAGLAVYDTMQYIKNDVATIAMGMAASMGQFLLCAGTPGKRYALPHARVMMHQLSGGIGGTAADIAIQAESMLHIKKTMNERIAFHTGHTPEEIEADSDRDRWFTAQEAKDYGIVDHVISKAADVTATSALV; the protein is encoded by the coding sequence ATGAGTGTTGACGATGTGGTGATGCGGTCGGGTGGCGCATCCTTTGACGACCAGGTCTTCGAGCGGCTGCTCCGGGAGCGCATCATCTTCCTCGGCAGCGAGGTCAACGACGAGGTGACCAACCGCATCTGCGCGCAGATGCTGCTGCTGGCCTCGGCCGACAGCGAGAAGGACATCGCCCTGTACATCAACTCGCCCGGTGGTTCCATCACCGCCGGCCTGGCCGTGTACGACACGATGCAGTACATCAAGAACGACGTGGCCACGATCGCCATGGGCATGGCCGCCTCGATGGGACAGTTCCTGCTCTGCGCGGGCACCCCGGGCAAGCGCTACGCCCTGCCGCACGCGCGGGTGATGATGCACCAGCTGTCCGGCGGCATCGGCGGCACCGCGGCCGACATCGCCATCCAGGCCGAGAGCATGCTGCACATCAAGAAGACGATGAACGAGCGGATCGCCTTCCACACCGGGCACACCCCGGAGGAGATCGAGGCCGACTCGGACCGCGACCGCTGGTTCACGGCGCAGGAGGCCAAGGACTACGGCATCGTCGACCACGTGATCTCCAAGGCGGCCGACGTCACGGCGACGTCCGCGCTGGTCTGA
- a CDS encoding DUF4190 domain-containing protein, with protein MRLPSFSRQSDTTAETADRAPVSTRTDAPTQAGAVQADHAATRSDRAADLAASDRAAAERAEASRAGQRDARHDAARAGAGEREARHDAARAGERRAEETRAGEHRTGYLRSDDRTAPMTKVDDRDPDRTERFDTVPADPTPAGRGSASIAASREADRTPVPAGPKPRASLLATLGLITGVAGALLVLSGPLMGYGIGVAVLSLILSVAGLRATKKRHVAGKTDALIGLVLALAAIVVGVLALTGSLSWLGTDMHPVTSVREWLDAQFIDRF; from the coding sequence GTGAGACTCCCGTCTTTCTCCCGGCAGTCCGACACCACCGCGGAGACCGCGGACAGAGCGCCCGTTTCCACCCGTACCGACGCTCCCACGCAGGCCGGAGCGGTTCAGGCCGACCACGCCGCGACCAGGTCGGACCGAGCCGCCGACCTCGCGGCCTCCGACCGTGCCGCGGCGGAGCGGGCTGAGGCCTCCCGCGCCGGCCAGCGCGACGCCCGGCACGATGCCGCCCGCGCCGGCGCCGGCGAGCGCGAGGCCCGGCATGATGCCGCCCGCGCCGGCGAGCGGCGGGCCGAAGAGACCCGCGCCGGCGAGCACCGCACCGGCTACCTGCGGTCCGACGACCGCACCGCCCCGATGACGAAGGTCGACGACCGGGACCCGGACCGCACCGAGCGTTTCGACACGGTGCCCGCCGACCCCACCCCGGCCGGACGTGGCAGCGCGAGCATCGCGGCGAGCCGCGAAGCCGACCGTACGCCCGTACCCGCCGGACCCAAGCCCCGCGCGAGCCTGCTCGCCACGCTCGGCCTGATCACCGGTGTGGCCGGCGCCCTGCTGGTGCTCTCCGGTCCGCTCATGGGGTACGGCATCGGCGTGGCCGTGCTGTCGCTGATCCTGTCCGTCGCGGGCCTGCGCGCCACCAAGAAGCGTCACGTGGCCGGCAAGACCGACGCGCTGATCGGCCTCGTGCTGGCGCTGGCGGCGATCGTCGTGGGCGTGCTGGCGCTGACCGGTTCGCTGTCCTGGCTGGGCACCGACATGCACCCGGTCACCAGCGTCCGAGAGTGGCTCGACGCACAGTTTATCGACCGCTTCTGA